TCGTCACGTTAGGGTGTTCAACTCAGCAATCGTAGTGGGGGTTTCAGGCGGGAAAGGCCTGCTCGGCGTGGTACGAGCTGCGCGAGAGCGGGCTCGAGACAACCTGATGAAAACCTTTTGACTTTGCCAGCTCGCCGAGTGCCGCGAACTGGGCGGGCGTCACGAACTCCCTGACCGGCAGATGCTTCTTGCTGGGCTGCAGGTACTGGCCCAGCGTAAAGATGTCGACTCCCACCGAGCGGGCGTCGTCCATCGCCGCTTCGACCTCGGCTTCCGACTCGCCGAGCCCGATCATCAGCGACGTCTTGGTGTAGCGCTCGGGTGCCCGAGATTTGGCATGGAGGAGCACCTTTAGCGATTGCTCGTAGCCCGCGCGCTTGTCGCGCACCGTTGCCTGCAGCCGGCGAACCGTTTCGAGGTTGTGCGCGAACACGTCGGGCTTCGCGTCCATCACGATGTCGAGCGCGCGCAGATCGCCGCGATAGTCGCCGCTGAGAATCTCCACGCGAGCTCCCGGAGCGCGCTCGTGGATCGCGCGAACGGTATTCGCGAAGATCAGCGCCCCGCCGTCGGCCAGATCGTCGCGATCGACCGCGGTTAGCACGAGATACTTCCAGCCGAGGTCGCGCACCGCGTCTGCGACGCGCACGGGTTCGAGCCAATCGACTTGACCGCGCGGATTCCCGGTCTTGACGTTGCAGAAGCGGCAGCCGCGCGTGCACGTGTCGCCCAAGATCATGATGGTCGCCGTGCCGGCGCCCCAGCACTCCGCGAGATTGGGACACGCCGCCTCGCGGCAAACCGTATGCAGTTCGAGCGCCGCGACTTTCGCCTTGACGCGCTCGTAATCGTCGCCTGCCGGGAGCGATACTTTCAGCCACGACGGCTTGCGTATCAGGTCGATCTCTATAGCCACTGGTCCGTATTATGCCTCAACTGCTTGTTCGTAGGGCGGGGTGAACGTCACGCCAAAAACTTTTGATAGCTCTTTGAGCAGAACGTACTTGGCTTCTTCGACGCTCACCGGCCGGCGGGCTTCCTTCGATAACGAGGTGATGCCTCGCCCCGGAAGGCCGCACGGCACGATCAGGCCGTCGTAGTCGAGCTCCGTCGAAACGTTGAGCGCGATGCCGTGCAGGCAGACCATCCGCTGCACCGCCAGGCCGACGGCGCAAATCTGGTTTTCGCCCACCCATACGCCCGCGTGCTCGCTCCAGCGCGCAGCCTCGATGCCGAACGCCGAGCACGTCGCAATGACCGCGCCCTCGAGGGTGCGCACCAGCGGCACGATTTCGCGAAAGCGCTCGAGCTTGCGAATCGGATAGACGACCAGCTGCCCGGGACCGTGATAGGTCACGTCGCCGCCGCGCTCGATCTCCACCATATCTACACCGCGTCGCGCGAGCGCATCCGCGTCGAGCAGAACGTTTTCGCGCTTGGCTTGTCGTCCGAGCGTCACGACCGGGGTGTGCTCGACGACGATCCACGTGTCGGGTTCGCGAGCTTCGCGCACCGCCTCGTGGAGGCGGTGCTGAAGATCCCACACTTCACGATACGGCCGCATGCCCAGATCGAGCAGTCGTGCCGATGTCATCGCCCCCGAGTATAGCACGGCTGCCGGACGCCCCAAGGTTGAGGAGGGGCGTAGGGGCGCCCGGTCGCACCAAGCCGGATGCTTTGCCGCTCGCTCGGGCTACTGGCAGCACTCGCCGTCGCAGGTTGCGCGCCCGAGTCATGGGCGCCCGTTCCGCACGGTCCCGCCCCAACCGCAGGCCGGACGGTGGCGAGCGGTCTGCTGCTCTACTTGGCCCGCTACGTCAACGGCGTCTCATCGATCGAGGTGAGGCGTTCGAGCGACGGCGCATTGCAGCGGACGCTTTGGGGAGTCAACGGCATCGACTCCATGGCGATCGATCGCGAAGGAACGTTATACGCGTTCGACCAGCGCCAATCGCAGGAGCGCCGCTTTACTCGCGTTCTCGAGTTTGCCGCCGGATCGGTGCGCCCGGACGTGGTGATTCCGCGAGATCACGGTTCGCCGTTCACGGTATTCGTCGACGCCGACGATCGCCTCGTGGTTCCCGACTTCATCCGCTCGACGCTGTCGTTTTTCAATCGCGGCGGAAGGCATCCGTGGCGCGTGACGCGCGCGGGCCTTTGTTGGCCTTGGGGACTTGCATCGGATGGCGCCGGTCACTTGTGGGTTTCGAACGCGAACTGTCCTAAGCTTCACACGCGCGGATCCATCGTCGAGCTGGGCGACGAGGGAACGACGGTGCTGCGCACCATCACCGAAGGCGTCGGCATTCCATGGCGTATCGCGCTCGACGGAAGAGGCGGCGCTTATATCGTCACCTTCTCGAGTACCAGTGAGACGATCAACCTTTACAGCATGGCGACGGGCCATCTGGTGAGTTCGAAGAACGTCACTAACGACCGCGCGGGGCTCGTCGATCCCAAAAGTCCTGGCGCCGATTCAAACGGCAACATCTACGTTCACTACAGCGGATGCGTGTCGTCGACGGGTTACCATCACTGCGTCGACGCTATCAACGTGTATTCTCCGGGCAGCGTCACGCCGTCGCGAACGCTCGAGGCGGGCGCGAACGGGGGTTTCGGCAACATGGCGTTCGACCATCGGGGAAATGCGTACGTCGTCGTCGGTCACGGTGGCGCTCACCCCACGTCGGAAGTGCGCGTGTATTCGGACGGGGCGAGCAAAAGCCGGACTCTGTTACGCGAGCCCGGCCTTTACGAGATTGCGGTGGGCGACTAGCTCTACTTGGCTCCGACCGGCGACGGCGCTTTCGGTTTGGGGTTGACGATGTGAATCGCTTTGCCGTGCGCCGCTTCGGCCGCGTCCATGATGCCTTCGGTCAACGTCGGATGCGGATGCACCGAGAGGCCGATGTCCTCCAGCGTCGCGCCCATTTCGAGGGCGATCACGCCCTCGCCGATCAGCGATTCGGCTTGCGGTGCGACGATGTGCATGCCTAGCAGCAGATCGGTCTTGGCGTCGCCGACGAGCTTGAGCACGCCGTCGCTTTCGTTCATCGTGCGCGCGCGGCCGCTCGCGGCGAGCGGAAACTTGCCAATGCGTACCTCGTAGCCTTTGGCTTTGGCTTCCTCTTCCGAAAGGCCCACGGTTGCGACCTCGGGATCGGTGTAGACGCAGTTCGGAATCGCGATCGGATCGAACGCCGCGGATTTATCGCCGCTGATGACTTCGGCGGCTACGACGCCCTGCTTCATCGCGCGATGCGCGAGCAGCGGCTGCCCGGTCACGTCACCGATGGCGAAAATAGTCGGAACTTTCGTGCGCATCTGCGCGTCGACCGCAACGAAACCTTTGTCGTCGGCCGCCAGGCCGGCAGCCTGAAGGTTGAGGTTATCGGTCACCGGACGCCGGCCGACCGCAACCAATACCATGTCGAACTTGCGAGACTCGTCTTTGCCCCCGGTGCCCTCGCCGTTGAGCGTCGCGACGACGTTCTTGCCGTCTTTTTTCAGGTCGCCGACTTTCGTGTTGAGCATGATCTCGACGCCTTGCTTTTTGAGAATGCGCCCGAGCGTCTTGCCGATCTCGGCGTCGGTACCGGTAAGAATCTGCGGCATCATCTCGACGACGAGTACCTTGGCACCCATGCGCGCGTAGACGGTTGCGAACTCGAGACCGATGACGCCCCCGCCGATCACGAGCATATCCTTGGGAACGCGCTTTACTTGGACGGCGTCGTCGGAGTTGATGATCGTCTCGCCGTCGCGCGGCCACGCCTTGACGTCGACCGGTGCCGAGCCCGTCGCGATCACGACGTTGCCTGCCTTGATCGTGTCGGTTCCGCCGTCTTTCTTTTTGACGGAGATCTCGGTGGGGCTCTTAAACGATGCTTCGCCGTAGATAAACTCGACGCCGTTGGCTTTAAAAAGCGTCTTCACGCCGCCGACGTTGGAGTTGACGACGTCGTTTTTGAACTTCGCGACGCCTTCGCGGTCGACGGTCGGTTTTGCAACCGTCAAACCGATAGCTCCCGCGTGTTCGATGTGGCGAATCACCTCGCCGACGTGCAGCAGCGCCTTGGTCGGAATGCACCCCCAGTTAAGGCACACGCCGCCCACCTCGTCGCGATCGACGCAGATGACTTTCTTGCCGAGTTGTCCCAGCCGGATCGCGGCATGATAGCCTCCCGGCCCGGCACCGATGACGACCGCGTCGACGTTAAATTCTGCCAAGATGTTTGCTCCCGAGCTAATTGACCGCTTGTGAAGGCGTCTTGGTTTCTCGACGTGGTCCCGGAAAACATTGGTTAGAGGCATGACGTAGGTTTGGGGCGCCCTAGGGGAATCTTTCGCGAACCAATACGTTCAAGCGCCCCATGGGTTGGGGGCCCCACGAAGTGGGGGGCGCGGAGGCTGGGCCGGAGCGCCTGTTAAACTGGCCTCATCCATGGCGACCGTTGGACTGCTGCCGGAGCTCGACCGCGATTCGATCGTTCCGCTATACCGGCAAATCTACGAGCACTTGCGCGAGGCGATTTTGACCGGCACCTTGCCGGAGTCGACCCGTCTCCCGCCCGAGCGGAACATGGCCGAAAAGCTCAACGTCAATCGCAGCACGGTGGTGCACGCCTACCGGGAGCTGGTAAGGGAAGGGCTGATCGAGCAGCGCGTGGGCTCCGGCTCTCGCGTCATTCCCCAACTGCGCGGCCAGCCGGAGCGCTCGGCGGCAGTGCCGTGGTGGGTGACCCTGCCGCCGTGGCGCGTCGGCGAGTTTCCCAACGTGCTCGGCGAGCTGGCGGCAAAGCAAGAGAGCGGACGGATCTCGTTCGTACAGGGCGTCGCGCCCGACGAGCCGTCGCCGCTGGGCGAGTTGGCCAAGTCGTTCGGACACGTCGCGCGCGATCCGCGCTTCGTGCTTTCCTACGGCGATTCGGAAGGCTACGAACCGCTGCGTGCGGCGATTGCGGCGCGAATGAACGCACGCGGCGCGACGACCGTTACGCGCAACGGCATTATCGTGCTCACCGGCTCGACGCAAGGGATCGCGATCGTAGCGCAAAGTTTGGCCGAGGCGGGCGACGAGATCATCGTTGAATCGCCGTCGTATCCGGGCGCGCTGCAAGTCTTTCAGATCAACGGTTTGCGCGCGATTCCGGTGCAGGTCGACGACGAGGGCATGCGCGTCGACCACGTCGAGGCGATCTTGCGCACGCGCCGTCCGCGTTTCATCTACACGATGCCGTCGCTGCACAACCCGACCAGTGCGACCATGAACGCCGATCGCCGCGAACGCTTAGCCACCATCGCCAAACGCGCGGGCGTTCCGATCGTCGAGGACGATCCGTACGGGCCGCTCGCGCTCGACGCCGGTCCGCCGCTCGTCGCGCTCGCTCCCGATTACGTCGTCTACTTGTCGACGTTTTCGAAAACCATCGCGCCCAGCTTGCGCGTGGGTTGGCTGGCCGCGCCGCGAACGATTCTCGAGCGGCTGCTTCTGCGCAAACAAGCCTACGACATGGCGACGAGTCTCTACGTACAGGCCGCCGTGACCGATTACTTGGAACGCGGCTACGACGCGCACGTCGAGCAGCTGCGCGAAGAGCTGCAGCTGCGGCGCAAGCTTGCCGACGAAGCGATCGCGCGTCACTGGCCGGCATCGCTGAAGGCGAGCAGTCCGGCAGGTGGATTCTATCTCTGGGTAACGACGCCGCGCGAGGTGCGGGCGCGCGCGCTGCTCGACGCCGCCGAACGGCGCGGCGCGTCGTTTCTCTTCGGCGAAGCGTTTTTCGCGAGCTCCGGCGGCGACCATCACTTCCGCTTGGCGCTGACGGCCGTTACGCGAAAGGAAATCGGCGAAGGTATTCGCCGTATCGGCGAAGCGTTCAAGAGCTTACGCGCGTGAAGCCGATCGAAAGCCGCTTGCTGGAGTGGTACGGGGTGCACGGGCGCGCGGACTTGCCGTGGCGCGTCGTGCGCGATCCGTACTATACGCTCGTGAGCGAGTTCATGCTGCAGCAAACGCAAGTCGATCGAGTGGTGCCGAAGTTCCGCACGTTCGTCCAACGCTTTCCGACGATCGAGACGTTAGCCGCAGCGTCGGTGGCCGACGTGCTGCGCGAGTGGAAGGGGCTGGGATATAACTCGCGTGCCGTGCGGCTCAAGCGCGTTGCCGAAGCGGTCGTCGAGCGCCACGGCGGCCGCATGCCCGAATCCGCGAGCGCGCTCCTCGACTTGCCTGGAATCGGACCTTACACGGCCAGCGCGATTCGTGCGTTCGCGTTCGACGTCGACGACTTGCCGGTCGATACGAACGTGCGGCGCATCGTCGAGCGCGTCGGACAACCGCTCGAACCACCGGGCGGAAAGGCCCACGACTGGGCTTCCGCGCTCATGGATTTGGGCGCGACGATTTGTAAGGCTCGCGTTCCCAAATGTTTGCTTTGCCCGCTGCAGAGCGAGTGCGCGTCGGCGCCGCTTTCGCCGAGCGCGTGCGTGCCGGCTCCGCGTAAACGCGGCGATACGGTTCCCTTCGAAAAAACCGCACGGTACGCGCGCGGCCGCGTCATCGACCGGCTGCGCGAGCTGCCGCCCGGAAAACGAATTTCATTTCTCGATCTGCACCGCGATCTCGAGCCGTTACTACCCGGGCGTACGGTCGAAGAGGTTCGCGCGTTCGTTCGCGCGCTCGAGCGCGACGGTCTGATCGCCCGTGACGGCGAGTCCGTAGCGCTGGCGGAATAAGCCATGTCCGTACGCGAGCTTTTCGAAGGGCGCCGCGGCCGCGTCGCCGCGGGCTTGCTGGTTTCGGAGTTCGTTGCGGCGACGCAAGGACTGGTCGTTGCCGCTATCATGCCGCGCGTCGTCGCCGATCTGCACGGGCTCGGTGAATACGCGCTCGCGTACACCGCGTTCTTTGTGGCGTTCTTCCTCTTTCTACCGTTTGCGGGACCGTGGGCGGATCGCTATGGGCTGCGTCGCGTGCTCGCGATCGCACTCGCGCTGCTCGGCGCGGGATTGGCGTTGGTCGCGGTCGCGCCGAATATGCCCGCATTCTTGGGAGCGCGCTTCGTCGAAGGTGTCGGCGATGGGCTCGATTATGCGATGTCGCTTACGGCGATCGCGAAATCGTTTCCGGATAATTTGCGTACGCGCATGATGTCGTTCAACGCGACGATGTGGGTGGTCCCGGGGCTGGTCGCACCGGGGCTAGGCGCGTTCGTCGCAACGCAGTTCGGCTGGCGGTGGGCCTTCGCGGGCCTGCTGCCGCTGATCGTCATCGCGGCGGTGCTGATTTTGCCGGCCGTCGAACAGCGGCCGAGTTCGGAGCGCACCGATCCGCTCGGAGCGCTGCGAGTGCTGTTTTCGCGCGCGACGCTCTTTGCTCGCGGTTCGATGCACGCGTCGCTATTTGCGTTTGCGCTGCTGCATGCCGCGTTCTTCGGTGCCGACGCATACGTCGCACTCGCCCTCGTCGGAGTGCGCGGACTCTCGCTCGAGGCGGCGAGCATCTGCATCACGGTTGCGGTGCTAGGCTGGTCGGCAACGGCATTGATCTCGCCGTCGATGCAAGAGCGCTGGGGAAGTGCGGCCGTCGTCGTAAGCGGAGCCGCGGGATGCGTCGTCGCAACGGCGGCGTTCGTGGCCATTGCGCTAGGCGCGCCGATTTGGCTCGCGTACGTGGCCTGGGTCGTCGGCGGCGCGGGAATCGGCTTTGCTTATCCGACGATTTCGGCCGGCGTGTTCGGCGGCGCGTTGGAAGGGCGCGAAGGCATCGTCTCGTCGGCCATGGCGCTCTCCGCGGTCGTCGGCCTTCTCGTGGGTACGTCGATCTGCGGCATACCGATCGCGGCCGCGACCCGATTGGGAACGCCGCTACGCGATGCGCTCGCGCTGACGTTTGTGCTTGCGACGTTCTTCGGCGTAGCGCTGATGGGCGTCGCCGCGAAGACTATAGCTCGAGAAGCTCCAGGTCGCACGTAGCCGTGACGATGCGGCTTTGGCGCGAGTGAACGTCGACGACCGTGTAGCTGTGGATCGGCTCGGAATAGAGCTGCAGCGTATAGGCCATAACTTCGGTCGCGTTGCGCACGCGGTGCAGCTCCTTGGGACCGCCGCGGTGATCGACGTCACCTAAACCCAGCGAGATTTTCTCGGCCGGGCGCAGCTCGACGACGGCGCTGCCTGCGTCGTCGTCGCGATTGAAGTTTTCCACCTCGAGCGCGCCCTCCATCATCAACACCCAGCAGTCGGAGCTGCCGTGATCGTGAATCGGGCTGATCGATCCGGGCGACCAGCGCATGACGACGATCTCGTAACGCGGCAAGCGCAAAAGCTGCGTGCGCGTGTATGCGTAGGGAATCAGCGGTAGACGGTCGCGATAGCTTGCGAAGCGTTGTGCGTAGCGTTGCATCGCATCGAGAAACTCGTCGTCGCCCATCGCTTGCGCGAGCCGATCCATGCCGGCCGTCACGAAGCGGCCTCGAGTGCCGCCCGCGAGCTTTCCGCCACGACGGCTCGAGCAATTGCAGCCGCCTGTTCGCGCGTCTCGGGGACCGCAGTCGTTTCGTACAGCATGCCGCGCAGCGGCGGTCCCAAGGTGAACAGGCGATCGACCTTATTGCCGCCGGCGTCGACGACGTGCAGATCCGGCGTCGCCTCGACGCCGAGACGCAGCCGGTCGGCCCGAATGGTTCCGCGGCGCATGAGGCTCTGCACGAGCGGATGCCGCACCCGCTCGTAGTTGCCGTTTGGTCCGGTACAGTTCACCGCGCAGGAAACCACAAAGCGGTTTTTTCCCGCCGGGCCTTCGACTCCCACTAGAATGCGCCCGTCGGGCGTCTGGGTTGCCTGCGACACACGCCCCCGATGCCGGACGAGCCGCCCATCGCGGTGAAGCCGCTCGCACGCGGCGGCGGTCTTCGGTGGAACGCGATACCGGTGAACGGCCCAAAAAACTTCGAGATGGCGGAGAAAGCGCGCGCGATCTCGCGGCGTCCACGACATCCAGATGGCGGGACTAACGTCACGAATCGCCTCGACGACGTCGCGCCAATCGCCGCCCGCGGCGCAATGGTTGCGAGCCGCCGCTCGCAGCGAGCGCAGGAGATCGTACGGCGTGTTCGTTTGCAGGGCGAGCTGCCGGGGATCGAGCGCACGCGCAAACGGATTCTCGACGCACGGCATGAGACCGCGGCGCGAGACGACGTGCACGCATCCCTCGAACTCCCGCTCGTCGAGCATCGCCACGGTATCCATCGCGGTCAACCCGCTCCCGACGATCAGCACGTCGCCGCGAAGGTGCGCCGGCGCCGGGTCGAAGCGCCACGGATCGGCGACGAATCCCGGATGACGGTGGAGCACCTGCGGCAGAAAAGCGTAATCCGGCGGAAAGTTTCCAAGAGCCAACACGACGTGCCGCGCGATGCGTTCGCCGCCGTGCGCGTCGACGACGGTAAAGTGTTCGGCGCCGGCTACGACGTCGACGACTTCGGCGCGCAGCGTTTCGAATTCGGGCCGGTGCTCGAGTGTTTCGCGCAAACGCTCGCGAAGATATGCGCCGAAACGACGGCGCGAGATCAACGCCGATTCCGGCTCGGTTCGCAACCAGTTTACGAGATGCCGTTTGTCGCCGGCAACGGCACTCATCGCGCGCGCCGTACCGTTCATGTACAGCCGCTCCGATGCCGGGGCGTACGCGCTTCCGGGCCCCGGTTCTCCCGCATCGATCAAAAGCGCGCGGAAGTCCGGCGGGGCCATCAGCGCGAGCTCTGCGGCGACCGTCGTTCCGGCAAGACCTCCGCCGACGATGACTGCGTCGAAGAGCTGGCCTGAATCCATGGCCCAATTATTATCGGCCGGGGGAGCCTACATTTCGCTCATGCCGTTGTCGGCTCGGGTCTCGTTTACCGGAGTAAACTTCGACCGTCGCCTCCTAGGCCTGAACGAAATCTAGGCTCCCCCGCTCTCTTTTCTTCTGTCGATCATTGCTTCGATGGCGCGATAGATGCGCGGAACGTACTCGTGCTTGTAAGGATAGATCTCGACGGGGTCGCTCGTGTGAACGAGCATTGCCGGATCGGCTTCAAATACGATGAGCCTTCCGTCTTGCCCGATCGCGCAATCGATCCCGAAATACTCTAGGCCGACAGCGCCGGCGACGTTTCGTAAAACGCTTTGCAAACCGTTTGTAAAGATCGATCCCATGTCGATCATGAACGCGGCCTCCTCGTCGCGCATCCACTGGTGTTCGCCCATAGGCGCGTTGTAGTAGTGAATCATCCAGCTGGGCGAGATCGCTAGATGCACCGGATAGGGCTCGCCGTCGACGAAAACGATGCGGTACTTGCGATAGTTTCCGTCACCGCTGACGTAGTCGATGAAGGGGCTCACGAAGTACGCCGGCGCTCCGACGCGCGCGGCGTACTCGCGCAGCTCCCGAGTGCTGACGAGACGCGCGAGATCGTGACCGGCATGCGAACCGACGGGACGTGCGATGATCGGATAGGCAAACGGCGACTCACCGGCCGCCAACGACTCGGCGCCGGCCTGCGCAACCGCCGCGACGGTGCAATCGACTCGCGCCAGCGTTTCGCCCAAGCGGCGTCGTCCCACCCCCAGGACGCGTTCGGGCGCGTTGAGCGACGGCCGGTCTTGCGCGTCCAGAAACGTTCGCGCCAAGCGCAGCGCTCCAACGGCCTCGTCGGATTCGGCGATGGCGTTGAGCACGACGTCGTACGGCGGCAACCTTTCGTGCGAGGCCTGCGCATCGTCGAGCAAATACAACTTGCAAAAACTCGTCGTCCTGCGGTCGAACAAAAAGTCGACCGGAACGTTGGCTTGCCAATCGCCGGGGGTGCAAAGCACCAGCAAACTGCGCTTTTCGTTGGGTGCGCGGTGCGCGAAGGCGCGCTGATGCGAGAGTGCGCGTTTTTGGTGGGCGACGGCTTCGCCGAGTTCGCCTTTGATCTGCAGCAGCTCGTACATGCCCAAGTTCGCGGCAACCGACGAGGGTTCGACCTCGAGAGCTTCGTCGAACAGCCGCCGAGCCTCGTCGATGCGGCCCTCGCGCAAGACCAGACCGGCTTTCCCGATTAACGACGCGACGAACTTCGGAGCGCGAGCCAGCGCCGAATCGTACGCCAGCATCGCTTCTTTGGGCGCGCCGAGTTCGTCGAGCGTCATGGCGAGATTGTTGTAGAGAACGGCTGCCCCTGGAAACTGCACGATTGCTTCCGAGAACGCCGCGACGGCTTCGCGCATCCGTCCCTGCGCGCGCAGCGCGACCGCCTTTTCGTTGAGCGATTGGATCGATTCGGCCATGCGGGGAGTTTACGCGGACGCTCCTGAAGCTCCCTAGCGATGCCTTCCATTCCGTTTCCCAAGAAAAAAGTGCCGCGAGAGACCGCGGTCGAGCAGCTTGCCGTTCTCGAGCGCACCTACCCGCACGCCGTTACGGCACTGAACTACGAAAGCGATTTCCAACTCCTCGTTGCGGTCATCCTCTCCGCTCAATGCACCGACGCACGAGTGAATATGACGACGCCGGCGCTCTTTGCGAAGTATCCGACGCCGCAGAAGCTGGCGGCAGCCGATCAGTCCGAGGTCGAGAAGATCATCAAATCGTGCGGCTTCTTTCGAATGAAGGCTCGCAACATCATCAACTGCGCCCGCGACCTGGTCGAGCGTTTCGGGGGTGAAGTTCCTCGCGACCGCGAGGATTTGGAATCGCTGGCCGGCGTCGGCCGAAAGACGGCGAGCGTCGTCATGGCGGCGGCTTTCGAGGAAGCCGCGCTCGCGGTCGACACGCACGTCTTTCGCGTCTCGCATCGACTGGGAATTACGCTCGGCAAGACGCCGCGTCAGGTCGAGGACGATCTTACGGCGCTGCTTCCCAAATCGAAGTGGGGGGATGCCACGCACTGGCTGATCATGCACGGACGCGCGATCTGCAAAGCCCCGACGCCGCAGTGCGCGCGCTGTCCGGTGAACGCCCTGTGTCCAACGCCCGCGATTATCAGTCGAACGTTAACGGCCCGGGTCCGTGCAAGTGGCTCGGCGGTTCCAACTCGGCGTCGGAAGCCAGCTGTTTCAAAAGCGAAGAAGCGGTAAGGTCGTCGCCGTAACCGGACTCGGTCGAAATCTTTGAGAGGTTGACCAGTGCCGGCGCGTTCGCGTTGGGATCGAACTGGTAATCACCGTCGAGGTCGAGTCCCTTGATCAAAACCAGCTGATTGACGTCGTCGAGCTCGAGCGATACGCGGTGGTCGGCAAAGCGCAAGCGTAGGCGAAGCGGGCGTTCGAGACGTATCAGCTTGACGCCGTTGCGCTCGCCGATAATCGCGTTGAGGCGTTTGATGCCGGTGGCGAGGTGCTCGGCAAAAAGACGGAGCGACTCCTCGGCATCTTCGGGCATGCGCTCGACGGCTTTCCCGCTCGCTTCGTCAATGGCTTTATCGACCTCGCGACGTGTGCGCAGTTTTTGCGCGGCGGCGACAATGGGGTTCTGCGCGGTGAACTTGGGATCCATGGGATCGGGCATATCGGAGCCTTCGCAATTTTCAGACTTTCTTCATGCAGTACGCCCACGCTAAACGGACCTTTCACGTTTGTAAAAGCTTCGAGGTGTCACGATGAATCTCCGCAAGCGCTTCCTCCCATTCACCCTTTCCCTTCTCGCGCTGGCAGCGGCCGGCTGCGGAGGGCATAATGGGTCTTCGGGCACACCCCCGGAGGTCACGAATGGGCCGATGACGAGCGACACGGTTATCAGTACCGATTCCGTAATCAAACGCCTAAAGAAGAAGGTCGTCATCGGGTCGACGATCGATCCGAAGTTCGGCCAACTCAATCCTTACGGGCTCACCGTCGCGCCTTCAACCGCCGGACTTTTTACGGCAGGCGACCTTGCGGTTTGCAACTTCAACGCCAAAAGCAACATCCAGGGGACCGGCTTCACGATCGTTGCGCTGCATCCCACGCCGGGGTCGAAGCCGACGCTGGTTTACGGCAATAAGAAGATCTTGCGAGGTTGTAACGCACTTGCGCTTGCGCCGGGCAACTTTATCTGGGCGGCGGATTTCGTTGCCAACGACAATCCGATCATCCAGCCGAACGGGAAACTGTTGATGAACATCAAGGGCTCGTTCCTCGACCATCCGTTCGGACAGGCATACGCTGCGCCGACCAAGGGCGACACCGCGTTTTACGAGAGCAACGCCGGCAACGGTACGATCGTGCGCTTCGACGTCGTCAAAAACACGGCGCAGGTGATCGCCAAAGGTTTCAAAGTCAATCACGGCAAGCCCGGAAGCATTCTCGGTCCGTCGGGATTGAACTACAATCCGAAGAACGACACGCTGTACGTCGTCGATGGAGCGAACAACGCCGTATACGCCCTTGCCAACATAACTTCGGTTCCCCAGAACTGCCTCGCGCTCGCAAGCGACGGCGTGCACTTCTCCGGCTGCAACGCTAAGAACGCGCAGGTTGTGTACATCGGCAAACCGCTCAACGGACCGATCAGCTCGGCGCTGTTGTACAACGGAAATCTCGTCATCGGCAATACGCTCGATCCGAACGGAAAGAACCTCATGATCGAAATTACGCCCCGCGGAAAACTTCTCGACGTAAAAAACGTCGACAAGGGCGCCGCCGGCTCGCTGTTCGGAATGGTCGCCACCGGAACGAGTGCCGCGACGACGAAGCTCTATTTCAACGACGATAATCAGAACAACTTAGAGGTGCTCGAGCCGTAAAAGCGGACGCAGCAAAAAGCGGCGGC
The sequence above is drawn from the Candidatus Baltobacteraceae bacterium genome and encodes:
- the lipA gene encoding lipoyl synthase; the protein is MAIEIDLIRKPSWLKVSLPAGDDYERVKAKVAALELHTVCREAACPNLAECWGAGTATIMILGDTCTRGCRFCNVKTGNPRGQVDWLEPVRVADAVRDLGWKYLVLTAVDRDDLADGGALIFANTVRAIHERAPGARVEILSGDYRGDLRALDIVMDAKPDVFAHNLETVRRLQATVRDKRAGYEQSLKVLLHAKSRAPERYTKTSLMIGLGESEAEVEAAMDDARSVGVDIFTLGQYLQPSKKHLPVREFVTPAQFAALGELAKSKGFHQVVSSPLSRSSYHAEQAFPA
- a CDS encoding A/G-specific adenine glycosylase — its product is MKPIESRLLEWYGVHGRADLPWRVVRDPYYTLVSEFMLQQTQVDRVVPKFRTFVQRFPTIETLAAASVADVLREWKGLGYNSRAVRLKRVAEAVVERHGGRMPESASALLDLPGIGPYTASAIRAFAFDVDDLPVDTNVRRIVERVGQPLEPPGGKAHDWASALMDLGATICKARVPKCLLCPLQSECASAPLSPSACVPAPRKRGDTVPFEKTARYARGRVIDRLRELPPGKRISFLDLHRDLEPLLPGRTVEEVRAFVRALERDGLIARDGESVALAE
- a CDS encoding PLP-dependent aminotransferase family protein; translated protein: MATVGLLPELDRDSIVPLYRQIYEHLREAILTGTLPESTRLPPERNMAEKLNVNRSTVVHAYRELVREGLIEQRVGSGSRVIPQLRGQPERSAAVPWWVTLPPWRVGEFPNVLGELAAKQESGRISFVQGVAPDEPSPLGELAKSFGHVARDPRFVLSYGDSEGYEPLRAAIAARMNARGATTVTRNGIIVLTGSTQGIAIVAQSLAEAGDEIIVESPSYPGALQVFQINGLRAIPVQVDDEGMRVDHVEAILRTRRPRFIYTMPSLHNPTSATMNADRRERLATIAKRAGVPIVEDDPYGPLALDAGPPLVALAPDYVVYLSTFSKTIAPSLRVGWLAAPRTILERLLLRKQAYDMATSLYVQAAVTDYLERGYDAHVEQLREELQLRRKLADEAIARHWPASLKASSPAGGFYLWVTTPREVRARALLDAAERRGASFLFGEAFFASSGGDHHFRLALTAVTRKEIGEGIRRIGEAFKSLRA
- the lipB gene encoding lipoyl(octanoyl) transferase LipB → MTSARLLDLGMRPYREVWDLQHRLHEAVREAREPDTWIVVEHTPVVTLGRQAKRENVLLDADALARRGVDMVEIERGGDVTYHGPGQLVVYPIRKLERFREIVPLVRTLEGAVIATCSAFGIEAARWSEHAGVWVGENQICAVGLAVQRMVCLHGIALNVSTELDYDGLIVPCGLPGRGITSLSKEARRPVSVEEAKYVLLKELSKVFGVTFTPPYEQAVEA
- the lpdA gene encoding dihydrolipoyl dehydrogenase, coding for MAEFNVDAVVIGAGPGGYHAAIRLGQLGKKVICVDRDEVGGVCLNWGCIPTKALLHVGEVIRHIEHAGAIGLTVAKPTVDREGVAKFKNDVVNSNVGGVKTLFKANGVEFIYGEASFKSPTEISVKKKDGGTDTIKAGNVVIATGSAPVDVKAWPRDGETIINSDDAVQVKRVPKDMLVIGGGVIGLEFATVYARMGAKVLVVEMMPQILTGTDAEIGKTLGRILKKQGVEIMLNTKVGDLKKDGKNVVATLNGEGTGGKDESRKFDMVLVAVGRRPVTDNLNLQAAGLAADDKGFVAVDAQMRTKVPTIFAIGDVTGQPLLAHRAMKQGVVAAEVISGDKSAAFDPIAIPNCVYTDPEVATVGLSEEEAKAKGYEVRIGKFPLAASGRARTMNESDGVLKLVGDAKTDLLLGMHIVAPQAESLIGEGVIALEMGATLEDIGLSVHPHPTLTEGIMDAAEAAHGKAIHIVNPKPKAPSPVGAK